The following are encoded in a window of Amaranthus tricolor cultivar Red isolate AtriRed21 chromosome 2, ASM2621246v1, whole genome shotgun sequence genomic DNA:
- the LOC130802899 gene encoding aspartic proteinase nepenthesin-2-like, translating into MVPKSSYIGILVLISYLILATSSSIHNNNPLNSNGSFLELPEHNFNTNDITNTIISTSTGCNHPTSLNFNNSESGQDNLINTHEKDELNPLKMEKQSHRAVKLPLKHRKVGVEGRKQSVIESTFRDLNRIHTFRRRITENKNQKAISRLQNHRQLLEEHSAENLDLTAVQGNLVGTLKSGVSLGSGEYFMDVYVGTPPKHFLLIVDTGSDLNWIQCAPCYDCFEQDGPHYDPKDSKSFKSISCQDPRCDLVSSPDPPLPCKGENGSCPYYYWYGDSSNTTGDFVLETFRVNFTSPNGETKFRKAENMMFGCGHWNRGLFHGAAGLLGLGKGPLSFASQLQSAYGHSFSYCLVDRNSDPSVSSKLIFGEDKDLLSNPGLNFTKLIDGKDNPVDTFYFVEIKSISVGGEILDIPKEMWGFTDDGGGGTIIDSGTVLSYFVEPAFEVIKLAFMKKITNYPLVSDFPVLNPCYNVSGVDNSKLEMPSFKIEFSDGGEWNFPAQNNFIWIDQEVVCLAMMSIKRSSFSIIGNYQQQNFHILYHTKKSRLGFAPRKCADV; encoded by the coding sequence ATGGTGCCCAAATCATCATATATAGGGATTTTGGTACTAATTTCATACTTGATTTTAGCAACCAGCTCTAGTATTCACAACAACAACCCTTTGAATTCTAATGGGTCCTTTCTTGAATTGCCTGAGCATAATTTCAATACCAATGACATTACTAATACCATTATTTCTACATCAACTGGGTGCAATCATCCCACATCTCTTAATTTTAACAATTCTGAATCAGGACAAGATAACTTGATCAACACCCATGAAAAAGATGAGttaaacccattgaaaatgGAGAAACAATCTCACAGGGCTGTAAAACTGCCTTTAAAACACAGAAAAGTTGGTGTGGAGGGGAGGAAACAATCAGTAATCGAGTCTACTTTCAGGGACTTGAACCGAATCCACACTTTTCGGAGACGAATTACTGAAAACAAGAATCAGAAAGCAATTTCTAGGCTCCAAAATCATAGGCAATTACTTGAGGAACACTCAGCAGAAAATCTTGATTTAACTGCAGTGCAAGGGAATCTTGTGGGTACTTTGAAATCTGGGGTTAGTCTTGGCTCAGGAGAATACTTCATGGATGTGTATGTGGGTACTCCTCCTAAGCATTTCTTGCTGATAGTTGATACCGGAAGTGATTTGAATTGGATACAGTGTGCACCATGCTATGATTGTTTCGAGCAAGACGGGCCACATTACGATCCAAAGGATTCGAAATCGTTCAAAAGTATAAGCTGCCAAGACCCGCGGTGTGACCTTGTGAGCTCACCTGATCCTCCATTGCCTTGCAAGGGCGAAAATGGAAGCTGTCCATACTATTACTGGTATGGCGATAGTTCCAACACTACAGGGGATTTTGTCCTTGAGACTTTCAGGGTGAACTTCACTTCTCCAAATGGGGAAACCAAGTTTAGGAAGGCGGAAAATATGATGTTTGGTTGCGGGCATTGGAACCGCGGTCTCTTCCATGGAGCTGCGGGCTTGTTAGGGCTCGGAAAAGGACCATTGTCATTTGCCTCACAGCTGCAATCTGCATATGGGCATTCCTTTTCATACTGTTTGGTGGATAGAAATAGTGATCCTAGTGTTAGTAGCAAGCTGATTTTCGGGGAGGATAAGGATCTTTTGAGTAACCCGGGATTGAACTTCACAAAACTAATAGATGGGAAAGATAATCCTGTGGATACATTCTACTTTGTTGAGATAAAATCGATCTCGGTTGGAGGAGAAATATTGGATATACCAAAGGAAATGTGGGGTTTTACGGACGATGGCGGAGGTGGAACTATAATTGATTCAGGAACTGTTCTTAGCTATTTTGTAGAACCAGCATTTGAGGTCATAAAACTAGCATTCATGAAGAAGATTACGAATTACCCGTTAGTGTCAGATTTCCCGGTTCTGAATCCTTGTTATAATGTATCTGGAGTGGATAATAGTAAGCTGGAAATGCCTAGTTTTAAGATTGAGTTCAGTGATGGAGGTGAATGGAACTTTCCTGCACagaataatttcatttggatTGATCAGGAAGTGGTGTGTTTGGCCATGATGTCGATAAAAAGATCGTCGTTTTCTATCATCGGAAACTATCAGCAGCAGAATTTTCACATATTGTACCACACGAAGAAGTCGAGGCTTGGATTTGCACCTAGAAAATGTGCTGATGTCTGA